From the genome of Bradyrhizobium elkanii USDA 76, one region includes:
- a CDS encoding DegT/DnrJ/EryC1/StrS family aminotransferase, whose product MNQHMQLEPIPFIDIAAQRRRLGKSVDDAVARVLDHCQFINGPEVTALEKALAEYSGAKHVVSCASGTDALLMVLMAKNVGPGDAVLCPTFTFCATGEVVTLTGATPVFVDVDEGTFNIDVNSLKRGIATARARGLKPVAVIPVDLFGQSADHDAIGAVAEAEGLFVLDDAAQGFGATYRNRKLGTFGLATGTSFFPAKPLGCFGDGGAIFTDDEELARTLRSIRVHGQGSDKYDNVRLGLTARLDTMQAAILLEKLKIFDDEIAARNKVAERYSRALGNLVAVPRLAPGCTSVWAQYTIRLSDGIYRDTFAAALKAQGVPTMIYYPKSVHQQTAYSHYPVADGGLPVSERLSKDVIALPMHPYLDEATQDRVIAAVRSALSA is encoded by the coding sequence ATGAACCAGCATATGCAGCTTGAGCCCATTCCCTTCATCGATATCGCCGCGCAGCGCCGGCGGCTCGGCAAGTCGGTCGATGACGCGGTCGCGCGCGTGCTTGACCATTGCCAGTTCATCAACGGTCCCGAAGTGACCGCGCTGGAGAAGGCGCTGGCGGAATACAGCGGCGCAAAGCATGTGGTCAGCTGTGCGAGCGGCACCGACGCGCTCTTGATGGTCCTGATGGCGAAGAATGTCGGGCCGGGCGACGCGGTGTTGTGCCCGACCTTCACCTTCTGTGCGACCGGCGAGGTCGTGACGCTGACCGGAGCGACGCCGGTTTTCGTCGACGTCGATGAGGGGACCTTCAACATCGACGTCAACTCGCTCAAGCGCGGCATCGCGACGGCGCGCGCGCGGGGGCTGAAGCCGGTCGCCGTGATCCCGGTCGACCTGTTCGGCCAGAGCGCCGATCACGATGCGATCGGCGCGGTCGCCGAGGCCGAGGGCCTGTTCGTGCTCGATGACGCCGCGCAGGGCTTTGGCGCGACCTACAGGAACCGCAAGCTCGGCACCTTCGGGCTCGCGACCGGGACCAGCTTCTTCCCGGCCAAGCCGCTCGGCTGCTTCGGCGACGGCGGCGCGATCTTCACCGACGACGAGGAACTCGCACGCACCCTGCGCAGCATCCGCGTGCACGGCCAGGGCTCGGACAAGTACGACAACGTGCGGCTCGGCCTCACGGCGCGGCTCGACACCATGCAAGCGGCGATCCTGCTCGAGAAGCTGAAGATTTTCGACGACGAGATCGCGGCGCGCAACAAGGTGGCGGAGCGCTATTCGCGCGCGCTCGGCAACCTCGTCGCGGTGCCGCGCCTTGCCCCGGGCTGTACCTCGGTGTGGGCGCAATACACCATCCGTCTGTCCGACGGCATCTATCGTGACACCTTCGCGGCTGCCCTGAAGGCGCAGGGCGTCCCGACCATGATCTACTATCCCAAATCGGTGCACCAGCAGACGGCCTACAGCCACTATCCGGTTGCCGACGGCGGCCTGCCAGTCAGCGAGCGCCTGTCCAAGGATGTCATCGCCCTGCCGATGCACCCCTATCTCGACGAGGCGACGCAGGACCGCGTCATCGCGGCTGTGCGCAGCGCACTTTCGGCCTGA
- a CDS encoding NAD-dependent epimerase/dehydratase family protein, with product MSNRRPTVLVTGASGFVGRHVVPLLAGHGWLVRRAMRTPSRDPNDIMIDTLGPSADWSDAVVGANAVVHLAARVHHKNEEHAIELYQTVNVEGTLHLARAAMAAGVQHFIFISTILVHGRSNSGRPPFREDDFLTPRGLYGMSKAAAEAGLKELVAGGSMRVTVIRPPMIYGAGAKGNFAYLEKAVKRGVPLPLANIRNRRAFLSVENLASFILHRLSQPGQDFDVFLVADSEQVSTPLFIERLAHAAQTPPRLFRLPASLLRAMLMLIGRSDACDSLLGSLELDLSKVATTGWQPPLSLDDGLKRVVSPRLP from the coding sequence ATGAGTAATCGACGCCCGACGGTTCTTGTGACTGGCGCGAGCGGTTTCGTCGGTCGCCACGTAGTACCTTTATTGGCTGGTCATGGCTGGTTGGTGCGGCGTGCCATGCGAACTCCGTCGCGGGATCCGAACGATATCATGATTGATACGTTGGGACCGAGCGCAGATTGGAGCGATGCGGTTGTTGGTGCAAATGCCGTAGTTCACCTCGCAGCTCGCGTTCATCACAAGAACGAAGAGCATGCGATCGAGCTTTATCAGACCGTAAATGTCGAGGGCACGCTGCACTTGGCGCGTGCGGCGATGGCCGCCGGCGTGCAGCATTTCATCTTTATCAGCACAATACTGGTGCACGGGCGCAGCAATAGCGGGCGCCCACCATTTCGCGAAGATGATTTCTTGACGCCCCGTGGCCTCTATGGAATGTCAAAGGCTGCTGCGGAGGCAGGTCTTAAGGAACTGGTAGCAGGTGGCAGCATGAGGGTCACCGTCATCCGTCCGCCAATGATCTATGGTGCCGGAGCAAAGGGAAATTTTGCGTATCTCGAAAAGGCCGTGAAACGCGGTGTCCCACTTCCGTTAGCCAATATCCGCAACCGCCGTGCCTTCCTATCGGTGGAGAACCTAGCTTCATTCATCCTACACCGCCTCTCGCAGCCAGGGCAGGATTTCGACGTGTTTCTTGTGGCTGATAGCGAGCAGGTTTCGACGCCGCTTTTCATCGAACGTCTCGCCCACGCAGCGCAGACTCCTCCACGTTTATTCCGATTGCCCGCGTCGCTTCTTAGGGCAATGCTGATGTTGATTGGTCGAAGTGACGCGTGCGACAGCTTGCTTGGCTCGCTCGAGCTAGATCTTTCGAAAGTTGCCACGACCGGATGGCAACCGCCACTCAGCCTCGATGACGGCTTGAAACGTGTCGTTAGTCCAAGGCTACCTTAA
- a CDS encoding lysylphosphatidylglycerol synthase transmembrane domain-containing protein: MRRILLSTVKILISAALLYFSLRKVNLYDLASRIQVESLGWLSLAIAVTFLQIFLGVLRWREISVECGAPLKTGQAMRFNVIGTFFNQTLPSSIGGDAVRLWLVARAGAGWRAATYSIFVDRAIGLIALAVVIAATLPWSYRLISDSHGWMALLLLDLAALAAGFGFLLIGVLPWAWLKQWWATHHIYACAVIANRVLFSRKHGLRVATLSIAIHVVTVVIAWCVIKSITAPVTFGQIFQLLPPVMLITMMPISIAGWGVREATMALAFGYAGLIANEGINISLLFGAVSFVVGVFGGLVWILSAEKAAKGAEPIEVPGSK, translated from the coding sequence ATGCGCCGAATCCTGCTTTCGACCGTCAAGATCCTGATCTCGGCCGCGCTGCTCTATTTCTCGCTGCGCAAGGTCAATCTGTACGACCTTGCCTCCCGTATCCAGGTCGAGAGCTTGGGCTGGCTCAGCCTCGCGATCGCGGTCACGTTCCTGCAGATCTTCCTCGGGGTGCTGCGCTGGCGGGAGATCAGCGTGGAGTGCGGCGCCCCGCTGAAGACCGGCCAAGCCATGCGCTTCAATGTGATCGGCACCTTCTTCAACCAGACACTGCCGTCCTCGATCGGCGGCGACGCGGTCCGGCTTTGGCTCGTCGCGCGCGCCGGTGCGGGCTGGCGCGCAGCCACCTATTCGATTTTCGTCGACCGCGCGATCGGACTGATCGCTCTTGCCGTCGTCATCGCCGCCACCCTGCCCTGGAGTTATCGGCTGATTTCCGATTCCCACGGCTGGATGGCGTTGCTGCTTCTTGACCTCGCCGCACTCGCGGCCGGATTTGGCTTCCTGCTGATCGGCGTGTTGCCATGGGCCTGGCTGAAGCAATGGTGGGCAACACATCACATCTACGCCTGCGCGGTCATCGCGAACCGGGTGCTGTTCAGCCGCAAGCACGGATTGAGGGTCGCAACCCTCTCGATCGCCATTCACGTCGTGACCGTCGTGATCGCCTGGTGCGTGATCAAGTCGATCACCGCCCCCGTCACCTTCGGCCAGATCTTCCAGTTGTTGCCGCCCGTGATGCTGATCACGATGATGCCGATCTCGATCGCCGGCTGGGGCGTGCGCGAGGCTACGATGGCGCTGGCGTTCGGCTACGCTGGATTGATCGCCAATGAAGGCATCAACATCTCCCTGTTGTTCGGCGCGGTATCGTTCGTGGTCGGTGTGTTTGGCGGTCTCGTCTGGATATTGAGTGCCGAGAAAGCCGCCAAGGGCGCTGAGCCGATCGAAGTCCCAGGATCAAAGTGA
- a CDS encoding nucleoside-diphosphate sugar epimerase/dehydratase, producing the protein MMRLSRFTLRNFLILVHDAVATAFALLASFYLRFEGSQLSDRQPHLWHILPWFVLFSVAVSYFCNLTTAKWRFTSLPDAVNILRVAAVLTLALVVLDYVYFFAGSSSQAPVFLGRITIILFFFLEVFALSALRLGYRYFRYSRTRLHARSDNAAPALLVGRTADAEVVLRGIENGAIKRLWPVGVLSPSNADRGQMIRNIPVVGGVDDIEAVIRDFETRQRPIKRVVMTPSAFEPEAHPEGVLMRAKRLGLMVSRLPSLEGGDAPRLTNVAVEDLLLRPSQKIDYARLETLVRGKSVIVTGGGGSIGAEICDRVATFGAARLLVVENSEPALYAVTEALSARDSGPEIEGRIADIRDRERITRLMSEFKPDIVFHAAALKHVPILERDWSEGVKTNIFGSVNVADAAHAAGANAMVMISTDKAIEPVSMLGLTKRFAEMYCQALDYDLMTEAKGEPHMRLISVRFGNVLASNGSVVPKFKAQIEAGGPITVTHPDMVRYFMTIREACDLVITAATHAMTPARPDVSVYVLNMGQPVKIVDLAERMIRLSGLQPGVDIEVVFSGMRPGERLNEILFASEEPTIEIGVDGMMAAKPNQPPMSTLRKWLVALDDAIQRDDRKTIRSVLQDAVPEFGSNAA; encoded by the coding sequence ATGATGCGCCTTTCACGGTTCACTTTGCGCAACTTCCTGATCTTGGTCCATGACGCGGTGGCGACGGCGTTTGCGTTGCTCGCGAGCTTTTATCTACGTTTTGAGGGCAGTCAGCTTTCTGATCGACAACCTCATTTGTGGCACATTCTGCCATGGTTCGTGCTGTTCAGTGTTGCGGTCAGCTACTTCTGCAATCTGACTACCGCGAAATGGCGGTTCACCTCGTTACCAGACGCGGTCAATATACTGCGGGTCGCAGCGGTGCTGACCTTGGCGCTCGTAGTGCTGGACTACGTATACTTCTTTGCCGGATCGAGTTCGCAGGCGCCAGTGTTCCTCGGCCGGATTACCATCATCCTCTTCTTTTTCCTTGAGGTATTCGCGTTAAGCGCGCTGCGCCTCGGCTATCGCTATTTCCGTTATTCACGCACGCGCCTGCATGCCCGATCGGACAATGCCGCGCCGGCCCTGCTGGTCGGACGTACGGCCGACGCGGAGGTCGTGCTGCGCGGCATCGAGAATGGCGCCATCAAGCGGCTCTGGCCGGTCGGCGTGCTCTCGCCGTCGAACGCGGATCGCGGCCAGATGATTCGCAACATTCCCGTGGTCGGCGGCGTCGACGACATCGAGGCCGTGATCAGGGATTTCGAGACCCGCCAGCGGCCGATCAAGCGCGTCGTCATGACCCCGTCGGCGTTTGAGCCCGAAGCGCATCCGGAAGGCGTGCTGATGCGCGCCAAGCGGCTCGGTCTGATGGTCAGTCGCCTGCCGTCGCTGGAGGGCGGCGACGCGCCGCGACTGACCAACGTCGCCGTCGAGGATCTGCTGCTGCGCCCGAGCCAGAAGATCGACTACGCGCGGCTCGAGACGCTGGTGAGGGGCAAGTCGGTCATTGTGACCGGCGGCGGCGGCTCGATCGGCGCGGAAATCTGCGACAGGGTCGCGACCTTCGGCGCGGCGCGCCTCCTGGTCGTGGAGAACTCGGAGCCGGCGCTCTATGCGGTCACCGAGGCGCTGTCCGCGCGCGACTCCGGTCCCGAGATCGAGGGCCGGATCGCCGATATCCGGGATCGCGAGCGCATCACGCGGCTGATGAGCGAGTTCAAGCCCGACATCGTGTTCCATGCCGCGGCGCTCAAGCATGTGCCGATCCTGGAGCGCGATTGGAGCGAAGGGGTCAAGACCAACATCTTCGGGTCGGTGAACGTGGCCGACGCCGCGCATGCTGCGGGCGCGAACGCGATGGTGATGATCTCGACCGACAAGGCGATCGAGCCGGTGTCGATGCTGGGCCTGACCAAGCGGTTCGCCGAGATGTATTGTCAGGCGCTGGACTATGACCTGATGACCGAGGCAAAGGGCGAGCCGCATATGCGGCTGATCTCGGTGCGGTTCGGCAATGTGCTGGCGTCCAATGGATCGGTGGTGCCTAAATTCAAGGCGCAAATCGAAGCCGGCGGACCGATCACAGTGACCCATCCCGACATGGTCCGTTATTTCATGACGATCCGCGAGGCCTGCGATCTCGTAATCACTGCGGCGACGCATGCAATGACGCCTGCGCGGCCGGATGTGTCGGTCTATGTCCTGAACATGGGGCAGCCGGTCAAGATCGTAGATCTCGCCGAGCGAATGATCCGTCTGTCAGGCCTGCAGCCCGGTGTTGATATCGAGGTGGTATTTAGCGGCATGCGTCCCGGAGAACGGCTGAACGAGATATTGTTTGCAAGCGAAGAGCCGACCATTGAGATCGGCGTCGATGGGATGATGGCGGCCAAGCCGAACCAGCCTCCGATGTCGACGTTGCGCAAATGGCTGGTGGCGCTGGACGACGCAATCCAGAGGGACGACCGCAAGACCATCCGCTCGGTACTTCAAGACGCCGTGCCTGAGTTCGGGTCGAATGCCGCCTGA
- a CDS encoding Gfo/Idh/MocA family protein: MSAAGATADTGRALRVGVIGAGVMGSNHARVLAGLPGVLLIGIVDPLPEHRTRAIDLVGCRAFESLDQLFAEGIDAVTIAAPTHLHHEIALACIARNVHILVEKPVASTVEEGREIVAAAERAGVTLMVGHVERFNPAVAAIKKAISGEDILSIGITRVGPFPPRMSNVGVVIDLAVHDIDLIRWFTESDIIEVQPQLSSAVAEREDIALLQFRTASGVLAHINTNWLTPFKARNVTVATRGKYVMGDLLTRQVTECFGFKPDGSYSMRHLPVGHDEPLRAELIAFLDAVRGGKLPAVSGDEGVASLEIAIRCLESPARPAASTMRKGPRRIAG; the protein is encoded by the coding sequence ATGTCCGCAGCCGGCGCGACGGCCGATACCGGCCGCGCATTGCGCGTCGGCGTGATCGGCGCCGGCGTGATGGGCAGCAACCATGCCCGCGTGCTGGCCGGACTGCCCGGGGTGCTGTTGATCGGCATCGTCGATCCGCTGCCGGAACATCGCACCCGCGCCATCGACCTGGTCGGCTGCCGCGCCTTCGAAAGCCTCGATCAGCTGTTCGCCGAGGGCATCGATGCGGTGACGATCGCAGCCCCCACCCATCTGCATCACGAGATCGCGCTCGCCTGCATCGCGCGCAACGTTCACATCCTAGTCGAGAAGCCGGTCGCATCGACGGTCGAAGAGGGCCGCGAGATCGTCGCGGCCGCCGAGCGGGCTGGCGTCACGCTGATGGTCGGCCATGTCGAGCGTTTCAATCCGGCGGTCGCCGCGATCAAGAAGGCGATCTCGGGCGAGGACATCCTGTCGATCGGCATCACCCGGGTCGGCCCGTTCCCGCCGCGAATGTCCAATGTCGGCGTCGTGATCGATCTTGCCGTGCACGACATCGACCTGATCCGGTGGTTCACCGAGTCCGATATCATCGAGGTGCAGCCGCAGCTTTCGAGCGCCGTCGCCGAGCGCGAGGATATCGCGCTGCTGCAGTTCCGCACCGCTTCCGGCGTCCTCGCCCATATCAACACCAACTGGCTGACGCCGTTCAAGGCGCGCAACGTGACGGTCGCAACCCGCGGCAAGTATGTGATGGGCGATCTGCTCACGCGTCAGGTCACCGAATGCTTCGGCTTCAAGCCGGACGGCAGCTATTCGATGCGTCATCTGCCGGTCGGTCACGACGAGCCGTTGCGCGCCGAACTGATCGCCTTCCTCGATGCCGTGCGTGGCGGCAAGCTGCCGGCAGTGTCCGGCGACGAGGGCGTGGCGAGCCTCGAGATCGCGATCCGCTGCCTGGAATCGCCCGCCAGGCCCGCCGCCTCGACGATGCGCAAGGGGCCGCGCCGCATCGCCGGCTGA
- a CDS encoding glycosyltransferase family 4 protein yields MSSSRKVVVVSQHYPPDYSTTAAIMAAISERIARESKVVVISGMPGSARAPAPGRPAVIEIRNWLPGKAALIKRALAEALFTGRIFFALLWRLRRGDVALTVTAPFALPYAVAAASRLKGAKPVLILHDLFPDVLVMAGLLRPFSLVARAMRAINTLMFRALNVVIVIGRDTEKLVLRYGGMTPDKIKFIPNWTTLSPANRPVSPDNPFRKAIAARFVVGLSGNLGFTHDPEIVFGAARLLRAERDIHFLLSGWGIGFARLKEMQATARLANVTLVDRVADGELGALLSSADVWLVPYRKNVAGVSVPSRFYNLLAVGRPVILVSEAEAEAALAVRENRLGWVVTPGRPDQLANAIRSASCSKDVGMAERAVATAMTFSPERALASYAAVVRELLSNHDMEQIA; encoded by the coding sequence ATGAGCAGCTCCCGAAAAGTGGTTGTCGTCAGCCAGCACTATCCACCGGATTATAGCACGACCGCCGCGATCATGGCCGCCATCTCCGAGCGGATCGCGCGGGAGTCGAAGGTGGTGGTGATCTCTGGGATGCCGGGCTCGGCGCGCGCGCCGGCGCCCGGGCGGCCAGCCGTTATCGAGATCAGGAACTGGCTGCCTGGAAAGGCGGCGCTGATCAAGCGCGCGCTGGCCGAGGCGCTGTTCACGGGCCGGATTTTCTTTGCGCTGTTGTGGCGGCTGCGTCGGGGCGACGTGGCGCTGACGGTGACAGCCCCTTTCGCGCTTCCTTATGCCGTTGCCGCCGCGTCAAGGTTGAAGGGGGCGAAGCCGGTGCTGATCCTGCACGATCTGTTTCCCGACGTGCTTGTGATGGCCGGGCTGCTGCGGCCGTTCTCGCTGGTCGCGCGGGCAATGCGAGCGATCAACACGCTGATGTTCCGTGCCTTGAACGTCGTCATCGTGATCGGCCGCGATACCGAGAAGCTTGTGCTGCGGTATGGCGGAATGACGCCTGACAAGATTAAATTCATCCCGAACTGGACCACGCTCAGTCCCGCCAACCGTCCCGTCAGCCCGGACAATCCATTTCGTAAGGCTATCGCCGCCCGCTTCGTCGTCGGCCTCTCCGGCAATCTGGGCTTTACCCACGATCCGGAGATTGTCTTCGGGGCAGCGCGGCTCCTGCGAGCCGAACGCGATATCCATTTCCTGCTCTCGGGATGGGGTATAGGCTTTGCGCGACTGAAGGAGATGCAGGCCACAGCGCGGCTTGCCAATGTCACATTGGTCGACCGCGTTGCGGACGGTGAACTTGGTGCCCTTCTCTCAAGTGCGGACGTTTGGCTCGTTCCCTATCGCAAAAATGTCGCCGGTGTGTCGGTTCCGAGCCGGTTCTACAATCTTCTTGCAGTCGGTCGGCCCGTCATTCTCGTATCTGAGGCTGAGGCCGAGGCCGCACTTGCCGTCAGGGAGAATAGGTTAGGCTGGGTTGTGACACCCGGCAGGCCCGATCAACTCGCCAACGCGATTAGGTCGGCGTCGTGTTCGAAGGATGTCGGCATGGCAGAGCGTGCAGTTGCGACCGCGATGACCTTTAGTCCTGAGCGGGCCCTGGCCAGCTACGCCGCTGTGGTTCGGGAACTGCTATCCAATCACGATATGGAGCAGATCGCATGA
- a CDS encoding mannose-1-phosphate guanylyltransferase/mannose-6-phosphate isomerase, with translation MDRRIIPLIMCGGAGTRLWPASREVHPKQFLSLFGARSTFQETLLRVSDAGLFERPIVITNEAYRFMVLEQLAEIGREADVLLEPMRRDSGPAIAAGAAFAQSRDSEAIVLALAADHLVRDTAAFVAACRGGLVAADAGRIVTFGVKPERPATEYGYINPGEAVAGEVRTVAKFVEKPDAATAAGYIDAGYLWNSGNFMFRAGVLLDEYRNVDADSVASVEQSVASAARDLGFIKLDAQAFGAAKAISIDYAVMEKTSHAAVVPVACGWSDIGSWRQVWELADKDSLGNASRGKAVFEDSRNCNVSTDRALVALEGVDDLVVVATQDAVLVSRQKDANGLKRLVAKLKVAAPEVTENHIKVHRPWGSYQSVDNGDRHQVKRIVVKPGGRLSLQKHHHRSEHWIVVRGTAQVTVNELIKTVHENESIYIPIGAVHRLENPGKIQLELIEVQTGSYLGEDDIIRIEDDYRRT, from the coding sequence ATGGATCGACGAATTATTCCCCTAATCATGTGCGGCGGCGCGGGCACGCGGTTGTGGCCGGCGTCGCGCGAGGTGCATCCGAAGCAGTTCCTGTCGCTGTTCGGGGCGCGCTCGACCTTCCAGGAGACGCTGCTGAGGGTTTCCGATGCCGGCCTGTTCGAGCGTCCGATCGTGATCACCAACGAGGCCTATCGCTTCATGGTGCTGGAGCAACTGGCCGAGATCGGCCGCGAGGCCGACGTGCTGCTGGAGCCGATGCGCCGCGACTCGGGGCCGGCGATCGCGGCCGGTGCGGCGTTCGCGCAGAGCCGCGACAGCGAAGCGATCGTGCTGGCGCTGGCCGCCGACCATCTGGTGCGGGACACCGCGGCCTTCGTCGCCGCGTGCCGCGGCGGGTTGGTGGCCGCGGACGCCGGCCGCATCGTGACGTTCGGCGTCAAGCCGGAGCGGCCGGCTACCGAATACGGCTACATCAATCCGGGTGAGGCGGTCGCCGGCGAGGTGCGCACGGTGGCGAAATTCGTCGAGAAGCCGGATGCCGCGACGGCGGCGGGCTATATCGATGCAGGTTATCTCTGGAACAGCGGCAACTTCATGTTCCGCGCCGGCGTGCTGCTCGACGAGTACCGCAATGTCGATGCGGACAGCGTGGCATCGGTGGAGCAGTCGGTTGCGTCGGCGGCGCGCGATCTCGGCTTCATCAAGCTCGATGCGCAGGCCTTCGGCGCGGCGAAGGCGATCTCGATCGACTACGCTGTGATGGAGAAGACTTCGCATGCCGCGGTGGTGCCGGTGGCGTGCGGCTGGTCCGACATCGGCTCGTGGCGCCAGGTCTGGGAGCTCGCCGACAAGGACAGCCTCGGCAACGCTTCGCGCGGCAAGGCGGTGTTCGAGGACTCCCGCAATTGCAACGTCTCGACCGACCGGGCGCTGGTTGCGCTCGAAGGCGTCGACGATCTCGTCGTGGTCGCGACCCAGGATGCCGTGCTGGTGTCACGGCAGAAGGACGCCAACGGGCTGAAGCGGCTGGTCGCGAAATTGAAAGTGGCGGCACCGGAGGTGACCGAGAACCACATCAAGGTGCATCGCCCCTGGGGCTCCTATCAGTCGGTCGACAATGGCGATCGCCACCAGGTCAAGCGGATCGTCGTCAAGCCGGGCGGACGGCTGTCCCTGCAGAAGCACCATCACCGCTCCGAGCACTGGATCGTGGTGCGCGGCACCGCGCAGGTCACCGTCAACGAGCTGATCAAGACGGTGCACGAGAACGAATCGATCTACATCCCGATCGGCGCGGTGCACAGGCTGGAGAACCCGGGCAAGATCCAGCTCGAGCTGATCGAGGTGCAGACCGGCAGCTACCTCGGCGAGGACGACATCATTCGCATCGAGGATGACTATCGGCGCACCTGA
- a CDS encoding glycosyl transferase, producing the protein MSSPQILLSLIATVLAALISVVLVRATRPILQRVALAKPNARSSHRVPTPQGAGVAVTAATLLAGGIVIGLAGSPDLTIPFTVFAACLFIAVVGLADDILSLPVVPRLLLQAAAVAAVVFSVPSDLRLAQSSPVWLERGLLLIAGLWFVNLVNFMDGLDLMTAAEVVPITVAIVLLGGFGYVPAAPALVAAALCGALLGFAPSNRPVARIFLGDVGSLPIGLLLGWCLLELALHQQFAAALLLPLYYLTDATVTLFRRMARREPFWAAHRSHFYQRATDNGFTVWRVVGEVFVLNLVLVVLAFASVALTSLTADITLLLVGALAVTLLLRRFSRLAPPAKLR; encoded by the coding sequence ATGAGCAGCCCCCAAATCCTACTCTCGCTTATCGCGACAGTTCTGGCCGCATTGATCTCGGTCGTTTTAGTCCGGGCGACGCGACCAATCCTGCAGCGCGTAGCGCTGGCCAAACCGAATGCACGATCATCGCACCGAGTTCCAACACCGCAGGGTGCCGGTGTTGCGGTCACGGCGGCCACGCTACTCGCGGGCGGGATCGTCATCGGGCTGGCCGGATCGCCGGACCTGACAATTCCATTCACTGTTTTCGCGGCCTGCCTATTCATCGCGGTGGTCGGCTTGGCCGACGACATCCTTTCCTTGCCCGTCGTTCCGCGGCTGTTGCTGCAGGCCGCCGCCGTTGCAGCCGTGGTGTTTTCGGTACCTAGTGATCTCAGGCTCGCGCAATCCAGCCCGGTCTGGCTCGAACGCGGCCTGCTGCTGATCGCCGGCCTCTGGTTCGTAAACCTCGTCAACTTCATGGACGGGCTCGATTTGATGACCGCGGCCGAGGTAGTGCCGATCACCGTCGCGATCGTGCTGCTCGGCGGCTTCGGCTATGTCCCCGCAGCTCCCGCACTGGTCGCGGCAGCGCTGTGTGGCGCGTTGCTCGGCTTCGCGCCGTCCAACCGACCGGTCGCAAGGATATTCCTCGGCGATGTCGGCAGCTTACCAATCGGCTTGTTGCTGGGCTGGTGCCTGCTCGAGCTCGCTCTACATCAGCAGTTCGCCGCCGCACTGCTGCTGCCGCTATATTATTTGACGGATGCTACAGTGACGCTGTTTCGCCGCATGGCGCGGCGCGAGCCGTTCTGGGCCGCACATCGCTCACACTTCTATCAGCGCGCGACCGACAACGGTTTTACCGTGTGGCGCGTCGTCGGCGAGGTCTTTGTGCTTAACTTAGTGTTGGTTGTGCTCGCATTCGCCTCGGTCGCCCTCACCTCTCTTACCGCAGACATTACCTTACTATTAGTCGGTGCGCTCGCCGTTACCCTCCTGCTCCGCCGATTTTCGCGTCTCGCTCCTCCCGCTAAGTTAAGGTAG